The DNA region TTGACATTTGTGCTTGGCGTGCTCGCGATCATCTACAGTATTCTGACAAGAGCACACACGTCGTTCAAACGCGGCATCGTCCTGTCCCTGGTGTACTTTGCGGCTTCCGTGATTGGCACACTGAACATGATTCCGCTATTTCAGGCACAGGGTCTGTCTAACTTTATGCTCACTTTCCTGATGGTGATGCAGGCGGGGATAACGCTGGTCATGAGTGCAACCATTTATCTGTCCCTCGTTGCCGGTGACGGCATGTGGCGCAAAATCGGTTTGAATCCTTGGCCTCGTGCCAAAGAACCCGGATACGGAAAATATGTACTGCACAGTATGTATACAGGCTATCTGTGGGCATTGATTCTGCTTGGCGTTCAATCTGTACTGTTCTTCATTCTGGAGCGTAGTATTGGAAGCTGGTCAACCACATCGGCTGACCAATCCACGTACAACATGAGTTATGCCTGGATCTTCCCGATTATGGCCTGGATGGCCGGGATTGGTGAAGAAACGGTCTATCGTCTGTTTGGGATTCGCATGATGCAGAAGGTTGTCCGAAACACGTTCATCGCCTGCCTCATCCCAACATTGATCTGGGCACTGGGGCACACCCTGTATCCGATCTATCCGGTCATCACACGTCCAATAGAGCTGACCGTCATCGGACTTCTGTTCAGTCTGATCATGCTGCGTCACGGCTTCATCGCCGTTGTATTCGCACATGTTATCTTTGACAGCTTGTTGATGGGTCTCAGCCTGATCTTCATGGGTGATGTGCTGAACATTTCCGCAGGACTCTTCTGGATTGTTCTTCCGGGTATCGTTGGTTATATCATTTACAAACTGAATCCAAACAAAAAAGAGAAGCCGTATGTTACGACTCCTCATCACGAAGTGCTGCAATAATCTGATTCGCCAGCTTGTCACCAATAGACAGAGGCCGGAAGTCTTCGACGCTGGCCTCTTTTATTTTGCGCAAAGAGCCAAAATGCTTCAGCAGCAGCTTGCGCCGCTTTTCTCCAATCCCTGGAATGGCATCCAGACGGGAAGTCACCATCGATTTTCCGCGCTGTTCCCTGTGGAACGAAATTGCAAAACGGTGAACCTCTTCCTGGATTCGCTGCAACAGGTAGAACTCCTGACTATCCCGCGGCAAGGAGATGACTTCTGGCGGATTGCCGATCATCAGCTGTGAGGTCTTGTGCTTCGCATCCTTCACCAAACCACATACCGGAATAAACAATCCCAATTCATTCTCCAAAATGTCCACGGCTGCCGAAATCTGGCCTTTGCCTCCATCGACAACAATCAGGTCAGGCTGGGTCAGGTTTTCTTTCAATACCCGCTCATAACGGCGCCGGATGACTTCTCTCATCGTTTCATAATCATCTGGTCCTTCAACCGAACGGACCTTGTATTTGCGGTATTCTTTCTTATCCGGTTTACCATCGGTAAATACAATCATCGCAGATACCGGATTCGTCCCCTGGATGTTTGAGTTATCAAAAGCTTCGATGCGGCGCAGCTGATCCAGTCCAATCCAGCGTCCGAGACCTTCGGAAGCCTTCGATGTCCGCTCTTCATTACGCTCAATGAGTCGGAATTTCTCTTCCAGTGCTACACGAGCATTATCTACAGCCATTGTGATCATCTGCCGCTTCAATCCGCGTTGCGGAATGTGGACTTTAACTTCCAGCCATTCCTGCAATGCTGCTGCGACCTGAGAAGGATCTTCAAGACCTGGAGGTTGTTTATCAGCCAATACATCTTCCTGTGCGATAGCGTCGTCCTGGATAAACATCGCAGTTTCTTCCGCTTCTACTTCTGGTTGGAGTTCTCCATAAGATGCACGGGACTCAGCAACACGTAACTCAATCGCAGAATCTTGCCCCAATCGCGTTGTCTGTTCGGACTCAGCTGTCACCGCGGCAGGTACCGCTCCATCCGTATCGGATATATCATCCGCACTGCGGTCAGCAACTTCCAGATCTTTTGGCATTTCCGGCAGTAAAATTTCCTGTGGCAATGCTGGATTATCACTGTAGTACTGGGTCACGTAAGACATAAAATCACTGTATGCCTCTCCGTAAAACGGGAAAGTCGATACATGGCGTTCAATCATTTTCCCCTGACGCATATATAGAATCTGGACACACATCCAGCCTTTATCAATGGCAAAACCAAATACATCACGGTCTCTGGCATCCGCCATCGTAATTTTTTGTTTTTCCATCATCGCGTCAATGGCAATCACCTGATCCCGTAGTTCCTTGGCACGTTCAAAATAAAGATCCTCAGCCGCTTCCTGCATTTTGCGCTGCAAATCCTTCTTGATTTCCTCATGCCCACCGCTCAGAAAGGAACTAATCTCCTGCGAAATTTCATCATACTGTTCCTTGCCCACTTCCTTTACACAAGGAGCAAGACACTGACCCATATGATAATACAGGCACACTTCCTTCGGCATTACGCCGCACTTGCGCAGCGGATACATCCGGTCAAGCAGTTTTTTCGTTTGGTGTGCCGCATACGAGTTCGGATAGGGTCCGAAGTATTTGGCTTTATCTTTGAGAACCCGCCGGGTCACTTCCAGCCGGGGATGCTTTTCATTTGTAATTTTAAGATAAGGAAAGGTTTTGTCATCCTTCAGCAATACGTTGTACCGTGGCATATGTTTTTTGATCAGGTTACACTCCAGAATGAGTGCTTCCATATTACTGCCGGTAACGATATATTCGAAATCACGGATTTCGGACACCAGGCGCTGTGTCTTTCCGTTATGACTGCCGATAAAATAAGATCTTACGCGATTCTTCAATACTTTGGCTTTACCTACATAAATGATGGTACCCTCACTGTTTTTCATCAGGTAACAGCCGGACATGTCGGGCAGCAAAGCCAGCTTATGGCGGATCTGCTCCAGTGCCTTCTCCTGTTCCTCCAAGTTTTTGACGAATTCATCCATAATTCGGTGGGTCCTCCTTCCCGAAAAAAGTATAAATAAAAGGTTACACTGTACCACTCCCATTGCAGTACCATCTTCCGATCGCCGTTATCCCCAGATTTTTTCGATTCCCTTTTTTCAAAGGGAAAATCCGGTGATAGCGTATGCTTCCGATGCAGCTTTCTTTCAGAAAGCTTTAGGCGACCGCTCCGCTTTTCCAGGTTTTTTCTGCACTCTCCGTTACTGTGTGAATAATTATACTTTATATTGTCCTATATGAAAGGTTTCGACGCAAAACGCCCCCGGCGCATAACCGGAGGCGTATGTGTAAGCCTGGTAAATTATTGGTGTTTTGCGATAATTCCTTTGAGCGCATCTTTCGAGTTCAGACCAACCACTTTATCTACTGGTTGACCGTCTTTGAAGAAGATCAAAGTTGGAATGCTCATTACGCCGAAGCGGGAAGCGGATTCCGGATTTTCGTCCACATTGACTTTAGCAATTTTCACTGCATCGCCAACTTCGGTGGACAGCTCTTCCAGGATTGGAGCGAGCATTTTACAAGGACCACACCAAGGCGCCCAAAAATCAACAAGAACCGTTCCTTCGCCTTCGACTTCAGCGTTGAAGGATTGATCGGATACGTTAACAATAGCCATGAAATTGTCCTCCTTATATATACTTACGGTTTATTTTAACCTGTAACGTCGTAAACGACACTTCCAGTATAACACAGGTACTCTAAACTTGTGAAACGAACGCATCAATGTTCATCTTCCCAACATCAAATCTTCACAATCGAAGCACTTGCAGGTTCACTGCAAAATCTTTACAAACGCTTTCTTTTCCAAGTATACTAAAATTACTCCGGGCTTCAGCTCCCTGTAAGGGCAAGCTGTTATCCCCATAAGGAGGCAATACCATGGATGCAAATGTGCGGATCAACGACCCGCGTGAACATGTGAACGAGGAACCCCGTAACGATCTGTTTGATCTCATTGCGGGAGTTGCTGGCATGACCGGCCTGATGACGGTCATCTTTTTCGGGATGGTTATTTTCAAATTTCTGACCGAATAGGAGATCTTCAGGCTGCACGCAGGGCCAGAAAAGCCCGGTTTTCGCGACAAAGCGAAAGCCAGGCTTTTTTTGGGATGCGGCTATATGAGTTATAATAAATCAGAGCAGTAACACAAATATGAATTAACGTTTGCCGCGCTGGTTCTCACCCCGAACAGAGATCACATCCACAAACGGACGAATCCGGTCCATCAAACGCTGGCCTTTGTTCATTTCCTCGCCGTCCCTGCTGGTGAAGCTAAGATGTTTCTCCAGCCCATCCAAGTTGTAGTTGGACGTATAAAATGTAGGTTTGCGATTCATACGGTAGTTCAGAATGGAACCCATCACATGATCCCGAACCCATGGGTTCAGGTTCTCTGCCCCAATATCATCAAAGATAAGCAGATCGCAGCTTTTCAGAATATCCGTCGTTTCCTTCAGCTTGTTTCCTTCACTGATCATGGATTTCAGATCCTCCACAAAGTCAGGCATATAGATAATAACACCTGTGTGGCCCACAACCGCGAGTTCATGCAGCAGATAACACATCAGAAACGTCTTGCCCGTTCCAAATGATCCTTCCAAAAACAGTCCTTGCGGAGACAATCCATTCTCCTTGGTCTCGTTAATATAACGCAGAACCTGGTTCACCGCCGGAGCACGCATCCGATCCTTGCCCATAATTTCCACATCGTTATACCCAGCATTGAGTGCACGCTCGTCCACATAGAAACTGCGGATTCTCTGTTTGATGAGATGCTCATTTTGCCTGGCGACATGTTTGGAACAAGGTGCTTTTTTATCTATAATTTCGGGTTTACCGTTAAAATGCTCTACTTCCAGTTTGCAAAAGTGACCCTGGAAATCGTTAGGACAGTTGTCGAGTCCCGGGCAGTTCGCACAGTTCTTCGAATCTTTGGCATACTGATACAGCTTGCTAAGATCGGTAATAAGCTGTGCATCTTTCAGTTCAGGATGACCTGCACGGAATTCGCGTACGTACGGATCTTCCATCAATTCCGCCGCAATCCGCCGCGACTGTTCACGAAAGGAAGGATTCAGCTGCTGAAGCAGTCCTCCCAAGGATTCCATGGCTTCAAGCCCCCTTAATAGTATCAATATAGAATGAACAATTGAAATTTACGATGACCCTCATAATGGCAGGGTAACCTTCGATCGCTTGTAATTCTACTGTTCATTCTATATAAACTTGAGGAATAACTCAACATTTTCAGCTGGAAATAGCATTATCCATTCCATGACAGTACACATAACTTCAGGCAGAACCAATCAAAGAGTTGATCCGATCACATTTGCAAAATTAACGACGTAATCCCACGGTAACAATCTCACAAGGCCCAGCCTGTAAAGCCCATTCCTTGCGGATCAAGGCGGTGGAAGATTCATTTACAATAGAAGAATTCAGCTTGCCTGTCTCTTCCTCCAGAATGTTGCTTTGATATGCATCTTCCAATGCTTGCGGGATGGACTCCGAAGCAGCAAACTTCAATTCAGTGGTATTGGATCTCATATTATACCAACGTAACATCAGATCACCCGAGTCCTCGTTCACCTTCAGTGAAGAAAATGCAAGACCGTCCCCGTGCCACTCAAACGGTGTGTGACTCGGCGTCAGGAAACCTGGGTGTACGTCCGTCTGAGCCACAGTCCATGGAATCTGGAACTGATAAGCTTCAATGTACGCTCCGGAGGTAGCTCCTTTCCCATCATGAGGTATGATCTCCAGCTGGAAAGAATGCTCGCCGAGACACTGAGCTTCCGGTGTCGGGAACAATCCCCAGTCTCCAAGCTCTCCCACGGCACGAAGCAATGTCACGGCAATCGTATTCCGTCCATCCTTAAGCACCTCATATTCATTCAGACCCAGGTTGGCTACAACCAATCCAGCCTCACCTTCGCTCACATCCACAAAACTTTGCTGATGCTGGGTATTGCTCGGATTCTGCCATTCCGGTGCAGGCGTATTATCGCGAGTAGCAATTTCGAACATCGAGTCAACGTGATGAACAGCGGCTATCAGATCCGTCGGGAAGAGTGCCCGCACCCGATGATCCTTCGCCTGATTGTTGAAGGTTGTTTCGAGCTTGATCCCTTTTCCAGTGCGGCTTAACGACACCATGGTTCGGATCTTGAGCGTAACCATTTGTTTGGAACGTTGCGCTTTGCGATGCGGATAATAAATCAATTCCCGCTGCTCACGATCAAGCGTTTCGTCGGCGGATTCAGGAATCTGCCAATGATGAACAATTTCGTACGAAGCTCTGTAAGGCGCATCTTCGATAACACGAATTTCTGCCCGAAGATCCTTCGTAGTCAGTGCCACTTCGTTCTCCGGCTGTTTGAACATGTACTCATTGCCGATATCACCGACATTTTCATACACGCCAAGATCTTTATACGTCCGGCCTGTCCGTTTATCCGTGAGTGCAAAAGACCCGTTGTCTGCAATATTTACGATAAAATATTCATTTTCCATGCCACGTTCACCACGCAGCAGTGTAGTTGAATCACTCGCACCATGGCTGTCCATGTGAATCAAGGCATACGTCTTCAGGCCAAGTGCAGGCACATTCCCAGCTTCAAATGTGATTCTGACCCGACGGCAGCTATATGGCTGACGGAATCGATCATCCGGCAGATCATAGCCGAATTGCAGACCCAGATCCTCTACCGAACACGGAACTGGCTTGCCTTCTTCATCCACCAATATACGGCCTGACAGGTCAATGGCGTTCATTTTGGCGGCCATATCTTCCAATGAGAAACCGTCGCGGAAGTACAGACGGGCCGCATCCAGTTCCATCTGAACCACACCGCTGCGCTCCCATCCCGATGTGTTAAACACAACCACCGGCCGCGCTTCTTCACCATAACGTTCAAAGGTTGACGTATCTACCACTGCTGCGATTTGGCTGGTGCTATCCTCAATCAGGGCTTCAGCAACATGACGGCTCTTGTCAAACCGTGTGACCATCTCACGATGCACCTCGTCTACGCTGCAGCCACAGATGCTGTCATGCGGATGATTCTGCATCAACGTTTTCCAAGCATAAGTGAGTTGATCATGAGGATAAGGATGACCCAACAGGTGCGCGAACGATGCCAGTGGCTCAGCCACCTTTTCCAGCATGGCCTGTCCCAGTTGGTTCATCTGTTTCAGATAAACGCGTGCCGAAGCCGTGTTCACCAAAGTGCCCCAGCCATCGGTACGCTGGCTGCGCAGCTCTCCTTTTACAACAGACAGTTCCTGAACCGCTGATTCTTTCAACGCAGACAGATAGTCAGGGAAGTTGGAGTGAACAAACTCGATATCGGGATACAACTGTTCAGCCACACGGATCGCTTCAGGGAGATCCTTCTGAATCGGCTGGTGATCGCATCCGTTCATGTACAGCAATTCATTCGTCGATGCATATTTCTCCGCATCTGCAAGCTTGGTTTCCCAGAACTTGCGGGCCGAAGCTTCGTCCACCGGAACCTCATTCCCGTTGGAGTACCAGTTGGCAAATAAAACACCGAGCACCTTCGATCCATCCGGGCCTTCCCACATCAGCTCCGAGAAACTGGATTCGTATCCGGCGTCAGACACCGTGTTGTTGAAGCCCGTTGGCTTCACGCCTCGCCCGAAGAAGACATTATCGATACCCGATTGCAGCATAAGCTGCGGTGTCTGTCCCACCAGTCCAAAGGTATCTGGGAAGTATCCGATCTTTGAAGGTGTTCCATATCGTTTGGCATCCTTATGTCCGACCTGCATATTACGTACATTCGCTTCACCACTGGTCAGGAAGGCATCCTGCAAAATATACCATGGTCCAATGACAATTCGTCCATCACGAATATGCTTCTCCAGCCGTTCCTTCTGCTCAGGTCGAACCTGGAGATAGTCGTCAATGATGATTGTTTGACCGTCCAGATAAAAGCTTTTGAAATCAGGGCCCTGATCGAGCTGATCCAGTAATGAATCCACCAGTTGAACCAATCTCATATGGTGCTTCTCATACGGAAGATACCATTCCCGATCCCAGTGCGTATGAGAAATAATATGTGCTCTCTTCGATTTGCTTGTCGGTTTGGTCATTGAATTATTCCCCCTCTACCTCTTGTTGTACAACTTCTACCTCATCCGGACGATACACAGCTTTCAGCTGTCCGGCAGCATCTGTGGCAAACAGCACAGAGCGATTTTTCTCCAACAGGAACGTATACAGAGCTCCCGTACGCTTATCTCTGACTTTCACCTCATGATCCCAAGCGAACTCCGATACAAATACGTACAGATTCCCTTTCGGGAAGCTCAGCTTCCGGCCATAAATTCCTGCCAGATCACCGCCGGATATCCATTCCAGCTCATGTTCAATGCCAGCCACTTCTGATGCATATCGATACAGGTCTGCCAGCGGCTCATCCCGGCCGTTCAACTCCAGCGGCAGCGGACTCCAGATCAATTTTCCTTTGCCTAATGGCAGTAATACTACTTCATCAGGTGTATGATTCTCTGTATGAAGCAATGATTCCTTCGCCACCTCGGCAATCCGGCGACGACCATACGTGACGCGGTGATTCACCCCGTTAATATTCAGCATTTCTTCTCGCTGTACGTTGCCCAGACTGCGCTCACCGACAAGATGATCTGCACGATCACTTCTCTTCCAATAAGCATCCAACCCGAGTGGGCCAGTGA from Paenibacillus sp. JNUCC-31 includes:
- a CDS encoding YqzM family protein, which encodes MDANVRINDPREHVNEEPRNDLFDLIAGVAGMTGLMTVIFFGMVIFKFLTE
- a CDS encoding CPBP family intramembrane glutamic endopeptidase, producing the protein MNPLGQPLVLKANFKRLGLLAAIGLILFFVFQIFPATSSQTTDIQSTSFISKEKAAESARSFAASLPDYTLPTDNGNELVTYQTHSDIYGYMAKTKQLETYNKKWETTYPYDVYRVRLPDEDKGGYLNVDVHMRTGKVVGFKRELPSSLYASIEAEQDKSKVNAAQRLAEDNLSLNEKEQLAAGVLGEFGYNIPKLQLDTREEQAGLKYTDNEKQIGDSKLELIFTFENGAVRSFESVFSVPASHTDYVQNQTRQANWMTYGGYAFLTFVLGVLAIIYSILTRAHTSFKRGIVLSLVYFAASVIGTLNMIPLFQAQGLSNFMLTFLMVMQAGITLVMSATIYLSLVAGDGMWRKIGLNPWPRAKEPGYGKYVLHSMYTGYLWALILLGVQSVLFFILERSIGSWSTTSADQSTYNMSYAWIFPIMAWMAGIGEETVYRLFGIRMMQKVVRNTFIACLIPTLIWALGHTLYPIYPVITRPIELTVIGLLFSLIMLRHGFIAVVFAHVIFDSLLMGLSLIFMGDVLNISAGLFWIVLPGIVGYIIYKLNPNKKEKPYVTTPHHEVLQ
- a CDS encoding alpha-mannosidase; its protein translation is MTKPTSKSKRAHIISHTHWDREWYLPYEKHHMRLVQLVDSLLDQLDQGPDFKSFYLDGQTIIIDDYLQVRPEQKERLEKHIRDGRIVIGPWYILQDAFLTSGEANVRNMQVGHKDAKRYGTPSKIGYFPDTFGLVGQTPQLMLQSGIDNVFFGRGVKPTGFNNTVSDAGYESSFSELMWEGPDGSKVLGVLFANWYSNGNEVPVDEASARKFWETKLADAEKYASTNELLYMNGCDHQPIQKDLPEAIRVAEQLYPDIEFVHSNFPDYLSALKESAVQELSVVKGELRSQRTDGWGTLVNTASARVYLKQMNQLGQAMLEKVAEPLASFAHLLGHPYPHDQLTYAWKTLMQNHPHDSICGCSVDEVHREMVTRFDKSRHVAEALIEDSTSQIAAVVDTSTFERYGEEARPVVVFNTSGWERSGVVQMELDAARLYFRDGFSLEDMAAKMNAIDLSGRILVDEEGKPVPCSVEDLGLQFGYDLPDDRFRQPYSCRRVRITFEAGNVPALGLKTYALIHMDSHGASDSTTLLRGERGMENEYFIVNIADNGSFALTDKRTGRTYKDLGVYENVGDIGNEYMFKQPENEVALTTKDLRAEIRVIEDAPYRASYEIVHHWQIPESADETLDREQRELIYYPHRKAQRSKQMVTLKIRTMVSLSRTGKGIKLETTFNNQAKDHRVRALFPTDLIAAVHHVDSMFEIATRDNTPAPEWQNPSNTQHQQSFVDVSEGEAGLVVANLGLNEYEVLKDGRNTIAVTLLRAVGELGDWGLFPTPEAQCLGEHSFQLEIIPHDGKGATSGAYIEAYQFQIPWTVAQTDVHPGFLTPSHTPFEWHGDGLAFSSLKVNEDSGDLMLRWYNMRSNTTELKFAASESIPQALEDAYQSNILEEETGKLNSSIVNESSTALIRKEWALQAGPCEIVTVGLRR
- the trxA gene encoding thioredoxin — translated: MAIVNVSDQSFNAEVEGEGTVLVDFWAPWCGPCKMLAPILEELSTEVGDAVKIAKVNVDENPESASRFGVMSIPTLIFFKDGQPVDKVVGLNSKDALKGIIAKHQ
- the uvrC gene encoding excinuclease ABC subunit UvrC, which translates into the protein MDEFVKNLEEQEKALEQIRHKLALLPDMSGCYLMKNSEGTIIYVGKAKVLKNRVRSYFIGSHNGKTQRLVSEIRDFEYIVTGSNMEALILECNLIKKHMPRYNVLLKDDKTFPYLKITNEKHPRLEVTRRVLKDKAKYFGPYPNSYAAHQTKKLLDRMYPLRKCGVMPKEVCLYYHMGQCLAPCVKEVGKEQYDEISQEISSFLSGGHEEIKKDLQRKMQEAAEDLYFERAKELRDQVIAIDAMMEKQKITMADARDRDVFGFAIDKGWMCVQILYMRQGKMIERHVSTFPFYGEAYSDFMSYVTQYYSDNPALPQEILLPEMPKDLEVADRSADDISDTDGAVPAAVTAESEQTTRLGQDSAIELRVAESRASYGELQPEVEAEETAMFIQDDAIAQEDVLADKQPPGLEDPSQVAAALQEWLEVKVHIPQRGLKRQMITMAVDNARVALEEKFRLIERNEERTSKASEGLGRWIGLDQLRRIEAFDNSNIQGTNPVSAMIVFTDGKPDKKEYRKYKVRSVEGPDDYETMREVIRRRYERVLKENLTQPDLIVVDGGKGQISAAVDILENELGLFIPVCGLVKDAKHKTSQLMIGNPPEVISLPRDSQEFYLLQRIQEEVHRFAISFHREQRGKSMVTSRLDAIPGIGEKRRKLLLKHFGSLRKIKEASVEDFRPLSIGDKLANQIIAALRDEES
- the dnaI gene encoding primosomal protein DnaI, which produces MESLGGLLQQLNPSFREQSRRIAAELMEDPYVREFRAGHPELKDAQLITDLSKLYQYAKDSKNCANCPGLDNCPNDFQGHFCKLEVEHFNGKPEIIDKKAPCSKHVARQNEHLIKQRIRSFYVDERALNAGYNDVEIMGKDRMRAPAVNQVLRYINETKENGLSPQGLFLEGSFGTGKTFLMCYLLHELAVVGHTGVIIYMPDFVEDLKSMISEGNKLKETTDILKSCDLLIFDDIGAENLNPWVRDHVMGSILNYRMNRKPTFYTSNYNLDGLEKHLSFTSRDGEEMNKGQRLMDRIRPFVDVISVRGENQRGKR